One Mesorhizobium sp. J428 DNA segment encodes these proteins:
- a CDS encoding nuclear transport factor 2 family protein — MTETTSVARTADVQEIKMLNAKYNYAVDEADGKAWAACFTKTGVFNALIEGQRPKGPAELEAFVKICNDAFGKMHHLTTNEVIDFDGNTARQKAYLQFFCVKDGKAEGSICVYHDWLELEDGAWKFSRRDVEYKVKFTEFTQAS; from the coding sequence ATGACCGAGACGACAAGCGTCGCACGCACCGCCGACGTGCAGGAAATCAAGATGCTCAACGCGAAATACAACTATGCGGTCGATGAAGCCGACGGCAAAGCCTGGGCTGCCTGCTTCACGAAGACCGGTGTCTTCAACGCCCTGATCGAGGGGCAGCGCCCCAAGGGACCGGCCGAGCTCGAAGCCTTCGTCAAGATCTGCAACGACGCCTTCGGCAAGATGCACCACCTGACCACGAACGAAGTCATCGACTTCGACGGAAACACCGCGCGGCAGAAAGCCTACCTGCAGTTCTTCTGCGTCAAGGACGGCAAGGCCGAGGGCAGCATCTGCGTCTACCATGACTGGCTCGAACTCGAAGACGGCGCCTGGAAGTTCAGCCGGCGCGACGTCGAATACAAGGTGAAGTTCACCGAGTTCACGCAGGCTTCCTGA